A genomic window from Sphingobacterium spiritivorum includes:
- a CDS encoding mandelate racemase/muconate lactonizing enzyme family protein: protein MKIVDVKVWLVEGVKYNWTLLKIYTDTGHTGVGEATNWPGSPIVFEAAKHAGQRIIGLDPMRTDFIWTKLYRDLNWIGPYGASMCAISGIDMALLDLKAKVLEVPCYELLGGAFRKDILLYANYWFTGGGHNKADYAAQALKVKEAGFTGLKFDPFAHTNYLYGEDLSSNLTLTSEQQDLAFEVSKAVREAVGPDVDIMIETHAMLNFRVAVKMAERLSTLDITWYEEPAGPESADTLRAMRERIPSGVSICVGERHYTRHGIRPVLEKNVCDIMMPDITRCGGPSEMKRMATMMEAYNVLLAPHNPNGPLSTLASAHVCAAIPNFFRQEFMFNDVPWRDQVIDQPIADMINNGVLTLSERPGLGVDLVEEEILKHPGILKPRPGFYV, encoded by the coding sequence ATGAAGATAGTAGATGTTAAAGTCTGGTTGGTTGAAGGTGTAAAATACAACTGGACATTGCTGAAGATATATACAGACACCGGGCATACAGGCGTGGGAGAGGCAACCAACTGGCCCGGCAGTCCCATTGTTTTTGAAGCAGCAAAGCACGCAGGGCAACGGATCATCGGGCTGGATCCGATGCGAACCGATTTTATATGGACCAAATTGTATCGTGATCTGAACTGGATCGGACCTTATGGTGCCAGCATGTGTGCCATCAGCGGAATAGATATGGCATTACTGGATTTAAAAGCTAAAGTCCTGGAGGTACCCTGTTATGAACTTTTAGGAGGTGCTTTCAGGAAGGATATCCTGTTGTATGCTAACTACTGGTTTACAGGTGGCGGGCATAATAAGGCGGACTATGCTGCTCAGGCCCTGAAAGTAAAAGAAGCTGGTTTTACCGGACTAAAGTTTGATCCGTTTGCGCATACTAATTATTTATACGGAGAGGATCTTTCGTCCAATCTGACACTGACATCTGAGCAGCAGGATCTTGCATTCGAGGTCAGTAAAGCCGTTCGTGAAGCCGTCGGACCGGATGTTGATATTATGATCGAAACACATGCTATGCTCAACTTCCGGGTGGCAGTCAAAATGGCCGAACGCCTGTCCACGCTGGATATTACCTGGTATGAAGAGCCGGCCGGCCCCGAAAGTGCTGATACATTGAGAGCTATGCGTGAACGAATTCCTTCCGGCGTTTCTATCTGTGTAGGAGAGCGTCACTATACCAGACACGGCATTCGGCCGGTACTCGAGAAGAATGTTTGTGATATTATGATGCCGGATATTACACGTTGCGGAGGCCCATCAGAGATGAAACGTATGGCTACGATGATGGAAGCATATAATGTATTGCTGGCCCCTCACAATCCCAATGGTCCGCTGTCAACTCTGGCAAGTGCACATGTATGTGCCGCAATACCAAACTTCTTCAGACAGGAATTTATGTTTAATGATGTTCCCTGGCGGGATCAGGTTATCGATCAGCCTATAGCAGATATGATAAACAACGGAGTCTTGACACTCAGTGAACGCCCGGGACTTGGAGTTGATCTCGTAGAGGAAGAAATACTGAAACATCCCGGTATTCTGAAACCCAGACCAGGATTTTACGTTTAG
- a CDS encoding glycoside hydrolase family 2 protein, translating to MKINKIAIWIVLCAFLSVAHAQRHIPLTYLPPVPVSVQGTDQASLSLNGIWNFRTDHSATAAINVPGEWEMQGYHVAPGEKAIYDKEFTLPASWVDKRVVVRFDAVSSHAIVKVNDIMIGEHEGGFVAFHMDLTSAIRPGKNILTVEVRANTISDILGCVSQYAAHTVGGILRKVTIFALPQVYIADLNVNSTFDNQYKHAKLDLSTQIVNHTRSAQYAGLRYTLKDKDGKVVFEKNISEKSLKALESKQLDIRIAVDKPNHWTAETPYLYELTTELMNDRHMIQRNVQKVGFREIKVAGNQLLINGKPIKLKGVNRHSIHPLLGRASDPELDRKDAALFLAANLNYIRTSHYPPSEEFLQAADELGLYVESESALNWIQHHASPIWQHWDYQDPKFLPLMIQANRENVMTNKKHPSVILWSLGNESRWSKLWEEVNRTVKILDKSRPTSFHDQTWGGFNNAGSKADIANYHYPGINGPAITDTASRPTLFGEYAHLSTYNRRELLSDPGIRDLFNGPMLSFFDSIYVHKANLGGAVWSGIDDTFHLPDGRIVGYGPWGPLDGWRRTKPEYYGIKKAYSPIRVGSIKRTKDGIICTIQNRYDFRSLEDVKIVALVDGKEIQLTSTIKPHETGHILIPQTNNADTVEIIFTDPRGFEIEHELFTDKKPVKEVYAYKPLSLKEDSAFIYITQGDIDYSISKTYGVITRVRKNKELILTKGPSLAIIAANTEDGGKPNVAGETYQNNIYPLKHYPLYTLFAKNVSVENMKDSILVNLDLSYQQGEGKQQFIFTKDGLLKVRYEMEYLKSDIPVYQYGLMMELPLTFDELNWHREGPFSYYPQNHIGRNKGFAKLNTNNVYEAEAYGKPLAADWKDDANTLGSNDFRSTKANIISAELKQHTQSKVKVISNGRQASRSWKQDEHIQWLIADYTNNGSEPFYGSPHSNDRLTLRKGDKIKGSLLLKID from the coding sequence ATGAAAATAAACAAAATAGCCATCTGGATAGTGCTATGTGCTTTTCTGTCGGTAGCACATGCACAACGGCATATTCCTTTAACATATTTACCTCCTGTACCGGTTTCAGTGCAAGGTACAGACCAGGCCAGTCTATCACTGAACGGTATATGGAATTTCCGTACAGACCACTCGGCAACAGCAGCGATCAATGTTCCCGGCGAATGGGAAATGCAGGGATATCATGTAGCACCCGGAGAAAAGGCCATCTATGACAAAGAATTCACACTTCCTGCCTCATGGGTGGATAAACGTGTGGTAGTCCGCTTTGATGCCGTGAGTTCGCATGCTATAGTCAAGGTAAATGATATCATGATAGGAGAGCACGAGGGAGGATTTGTAGCCTTCCATATGGATCTGACTTCAGCTATAAGACCCGGCAAGAATATACTTACAGTGGAAGTACGGGCGAATACGATCAGTGACATATTAGGCTGTGTATCTCAGTATGCTGCCCATACGGTCGGCGGTATATTACGCAAAGTGACCATATTTGCCCTTCCGCAAGTTTATATTGCCGATCTCAATGTAAACAGTACTTTCGACAATCAGTACAAACACGCTAAACTGGACCTGAGTACCCAGATTGTTAATCATACCCGATCTGCACAATACGCAGGATTAAGGTACACACTGAAAGACAAAGACGGGAAAGTTGTGTTCGAAAAGAATATTTCAGAAAAATCCCTTAAAGCCCTGGAATCAAAACAGCTTGATATACGCATAGCTGTAGACAAACCCAATCACTGGACTGCAGAAACGCCCTATCTGTACGAGTTGACTACAGAACTGATGAACGATCGTCATATGATCCAGCGCAATGTCCAGAAAGTAGGTTTCAGAGAAATAAAAGTAGCGGGGAATCAATTGCTGATCAATGGCAAACCCATTAAACTAAAAGGAGTAAACCGCCATTCCATCCATCCCTTACTCGGCAGAGCATCTGATCCGGAGCTCGACCGCAAAGATGCAGCGCTGTTTCTGGCAGCGAACCTCAACTATATACGCACCTCACATTATCCACCTTCTGAAGAGTTTCTGCAGGCAGCCGACGAATTAGGCCTGTACGTGGAAAGTGAATCCGCTTTAAACTGGATTCAGCACCATGCCTCTCCGATCTGGCAACATTGGGATTACCAGGATCCTAAGTTTTTACCGCTGATGATACAGGCTAACAGAGAAAATGTCATGACGAATAAAAAGCATCCTTCTGTTATTCTCTGGTCATTAGGCAATGAATCCCGATGGAGCAAATTATGGGAGGAAGTGAACAGAACCGTTAAAATATTGGACAAAAGCAGGCCAACCAGTTTTCATGATCAGACATGGGGAGGGTTCAATAATGCAGGTAGCAAGGCAGATATAGCCAATTATCATTATCCGGGAATCAACGGACCCGCCATCACAGATACAGCTTCGCGCCCCACACTTTTCGGAGAGTATGCACACTTATCTACATACAACAGAAGGGAGCTGCTGTCAGATCCTGGGATAAGAGATCTGTTTAATGGACCCATGCTAAGTTTTTTTGATTCCATATATGTGCATAAGGCAAATCTCGGCGGAGCGGTATGGAGTGGAATTGATGACACCTTTCATCTTCCCGATGGAAGAATTGTCGGTTACGGACCATGGGGACCTTTAGATGGCTGGAGAAGAACAAAGCCGGAGTACTATGGCATAAAGAAAGCATACTCGCCGATTCGGGTCGGCAGTATAAAACGAACAAAAGACGGAATAATATGCACCATCCAGAATCGCTATGATTTCCGCTCTCTAGAAGATGTTAAGATAGTGGCATTGGTTGACGGAAAAGAAATTCAGCTGACTTCAACAATAAAACCACATGAAACAGGGCATATACTTATTCCACAAACGAATAATGCAGATACTGTTGAGATTATTTTTACAGATCCCAGAGGATTTGAAATTGAGCATGAGCTATTCACAGACAAGAAGCCTGTTAAGGAAGTATACGCATACAAACCCTTGTCTTTAAAAGAAGATTCTGCATTTATCTATATTACACAAGGCGATATAGATTACAGCATCAGCAAGACATACGGAGTGATCACTAGAGTCCGGAAAAACAAGGAACTGATTCTTACTAAAGGACCTTCATTAGCTATTATAGCTGCAAATACGGAAGACGGGGGCAAACCTAATGTGGCTGGAGAGACTTATCAGAATAATATTTATCCGCTCAAACACTACCCGTTATATACATTGTTTGCAAAAAATGTATCTGTAGAAAACATGAAAGATAGTATTCTTGTCAATCTTGATCTTTCCTATCAGCAGGGAGAAGGAAAACAACAATTTATCTTTACTAAAGATGGTCTTCTGAAAGTGAGGTATGAAATGGAGTATCTAAAAAGTGATATCCCGGTCTATCAGTATGGACTGATGATGGAACTGCCCCTCACTTTTGATGAGCTGAACTGGCACAGAGAAGGTCCCTTCAGTTATTATCCGCAAAACCATATCGGGCGGAATAAAGGATTTGCTAAGCTTAACACAAATAACGTATATGAAGCTGAAGCGTACGGAAAACCCTTGGCAGCAGACTGGAAAGATGATGCAAATACATTGGGATCCAATGATTTCAGGTCTACAAAAGCCAATATCATCTCTGCAGAACTGAAACAGCATACACAAAGCAAAGTAAAAGTGATTTCCAATGGCAGGCAAGCATCCCGAAGCTGGAAACAAGACGAACATATTCAGTGGCTGATTGCAGATTATACAAATAACGGATCAGAACCTTTTTACGGAAGTCCCCACAGTAACGATCGTCTTACACTCCGGAAAGGAGATAAAATTAAAGGATCGCTCTTGCTGAAAATTGATTAG
- a CDS encoding SDR family NAD(P)-dependent oxidoreductase: MALILDLKEKNVLITGGISGIGLGAAIQFAKAGAKVIVCAELPVSDEQVQAFYKELYPYSNDVHYHQTDVTNPIEIKQLELDIRNRHGRLDILISNAGKNIFTTLANCDQETWNINQQLNLESHWLLGKTMRPMLKEAEQGVIIILSSSHAYSSMQGCFPYNVTKAALLAMVRAMAIEWAPSIRTVGIAPGFIDTPGNQLWFDSFEDSQKARTDTITLHPVKRLGTPEEIGAWCVFLCSEYAAFANGTTYLIDGGRSALMQD; encoded by the coding sequence ATGGCACTTATATTAGATTTAAAAGAAAAGAATGTCCTGATTACAGGAGGCATTTCAGGAATAGGATTAGGCGCAGCCATACAGTTTGCAAAAGCAGGTGCGAAAGTCATTGTTTGTGCCGAACTCCCTGTAAGTGATGAACAGGTTCAGGCATTTTATAAGGAGCTGTATCCGTACAGCAACGATGTACACTATCATCAGACGGACGTAACGAATCCTATCGAAATAAAACAATTGGAACTAGATATCAGAAACCGACACGGTCGCTTAGATATACTGATCTCCAATGCCGGCAAAAACATATTTACTACCCTGGCAAATTGTGATCAGGAAACCTGGAATATCAATCAACAATTAAATCTGGAATCCCACTGGTTACTTGGTAAAACAATGAGACCTATGCTGAAGGAGGCTGAACAAGGAGTCATCATTATATTATCCTCTAGCCATGCGTATAGCTCTATGCAGGGCTGTTTTCCTTACAATGTGACAAAAGCTGCACTTCTGGCTATGGTCAGAGCAATGGCAATAGAATGGGCACCATCCATTCGTACGGTTGGGATAGCTCCGGGATTTATCGATACTCCCGGAAATCAACTGTGGTTTGATTCATTTGAAGACAGCCAAAAGGCAAGAACGGATACCATCACTCTGCACCCGGTCAAACGTCTCGGCACACCCGAAGAAATAGGAGCATGGTGTGTGTTTTTATGCAGTGAATATGCAGCTTTTGCAAATGGTACAACCTACCTGATTGATGGTGGCAGAAGTGCATTAATGCAGGATTGA
- a CDS encoding sugar phosphate isomerase/epimerase family protein, which produces MGKIKLLITAILALLTMQHLQASAAFKIRFYATNWGMNQSWDSYCEQVKKAGYDGLEVWVPGSKEEQKQMFDAFRKYNLAYAFLSGGAGATFEQYYDSYVKNVEMAVQLKPDFVNCHTGKDYFTFEQNKKLIEAADIISKKYNIPVMHETHRGRFSFAAHITRQFLEQIPQLKLTLDISHWCNVHESLLSDQAETVAMALARTGHIHARIGQPQAPQVNDPAAPEWKSTVDQHLAWWDEVIRLHKEAGKNQLTITTEFGPSGYLPTLPYTQQPVADQWRVNVYMLNLLKSRYQQ; this is translated from the coding sequence ATGGGGAAAATAAAACTATTAATTACAGCTATCCTGGCTTTATTAACAATGCAGCATTTGCAGGCTTCAGCAGCATTTAAAATTCGTTTTTATGCAACAAACTGGGGCATGAATCAATCCTGGGACAGCTATTGCGAACAAGTCAAAAAAGCCGGATACGATGGTTTGGAGGTCTGGGTTCCGGGAAGCAAAGAGGAACAAAAGCAAATGTTTGATGCATTCCGGAAATATAATCTGGCCTACGCTTTCTTAAGCGGGGGCGCAGGTGCAACTTTCGAACAATACTACGACAGCTATGTGAAAAATGTGGAAATGGCTGTGCAGCTGAAACCGGATTTTGTCAATTGCCATACCGGAAAAGATTACTTCACATTTGAGCAGAATAAAAAACTGATCGAAGCTGCCGATATTATCAGTAAAAAATATAATATTCCGGTTATGCATGAAACTCATCGGGGCAGATTTAGTTTTGCAGCACATATAACAAGACAGTTTTTAGAACAGATTCCACAATTAAAGCTTACACTCGATATCTCTCACTGGTGTAATGTTCATGAATCACTCTTAAGCGATCAGGCCGAAACAGTTGCCATGGCACTGGCCCGTACCGGACATATTCATGCCCGTATAGGCCAGCCGCAAGCGCCTCAGGTCAATGATCCGGCTGCTCCGGAATGGAAAAGTACAGTAGATCAACACCTGGCCTGGTGGGATGAAGTGATCCGTTTGCATAAAGAAGCAGGAAAAAATCAGCTGACAATCACCACCGAATTCGGTCCTTCCGGATATTTACCGACTTTGCCCTATACTCAACAGCCGGTCGCCGATCAATGGCGTGTGAATGTATATATGCTTAACCTATTGAAGTCCCGATACCAACAATAA
- a CDS encoding DUF1553 domain-containing protein — translation MIRKIIVFAVLLLLVIGVALFAFAKEEPVDFSTEVKPILNKHCITCHGGVKKNGGFSILFENEAFAKAESGKPAIIRGDAEHSEFIKRLTHEDPELRMPYNAAPLSEAEIDILKRWINEGAKWGEHWAYTLPKEVEVPKPFSFARLFGKYPSGISNDIDYFVQDKFSEKGLKFSDEADKQTLLRRVYLDLTGVPPTWEEIRSFETDTREDAYEIRVDSLLSSSRYGEKWASWWLDMARYADTKGYERDESRQIWKYRDWVIKAFNADKPYDQFTIEQLAGDLLPEPTKDQLIATAFHRNTMNNDEGGTDSEEFRVSSVLDRVNTTYQVWLSTTFECVQCHSHTYDPFKFEEYYKSVAFFNNTRDEDTYGDHPKLRFYTAEDERRLDSIKDWISQTGNPQLVRSAELFLHTLEPKIHAHYSDQISNGALYDTKWLGLRNGGNARLKKITLNGKKLFFLNYWTSAPGGKLEIRKDGLDGQILTSIDLPATQGRQVIHVPIPETSGVHDLYLLAKNPSVKTDETVLMIEWFAFREGFPGMDNPKSQHMERTFMQLVNMNPESVPVMIENPKEMARTTYVFERGNWMVHGDAVTPAVPAVLNDFPKGAPNNRLGFSQWIVSKQNPLTARTLVNRVWAQLFGRGLVEPLGDMGTQSIPPIHRELLDYLSLKVMNEMNWSVKSLVREMVTSSTYRQSSGLNNKQVEKDPENRYWARGPRFRLSAEQIRDQALAVSGLLSSKMYGPGVMPHQPEGVWMTVYSGEAWTKSDGEDQYRRGIYTFLKRTSPYPSFISFDASSREVCLVDRIRTNTPLQALTTLNDPVYLEAAKALADQMEKDAKGNIRQLVTSGYRRTMFKDPAEDKLIALVKLYHQALNNFKSHPEAATKFLSIAPAGNKNQQQIAAKAANTVVANALLNLDEFLTKS, via the coding sequence ATGATTAGAAAAATTATTGTGTTTGCAGTTTTACTGCTTCTTGTCATCGGAGTAGCCCTGTTTGCTTTTGCAAAAGAAGAACCTGTTGATTTTAGTACTGAAGTCAAACCTATACTGAATAAACATTGTATTACCTGCCACGGAGGAGTTAAGAAAAACGGAGGTTTCAGTATACTTTTTGAAAACGAAGCCTTTGCAAAAGCAGAGTCCGGTAAACCGGCCATTATTCGCGGAGATGCGGAGCATAGTGAATTTATTAAAAGACTAACACATGAAGATCCGGAACTTCGCATGCCTTATAATGCAGCTCCGCTCAGTGAAGCCGAGATCGATATTCTCAAAAGATGGATAAATGAGGGCGCTAAATGGGGAGAGCATTGGGCATATACCTTGCCCAAAGAAGTGGAAGTGCCCAAACCATTCTCATTTGCCAGACTATTCGGAAAGTACCCATCAGGAATTTCAAATGATATTGATTATTTCGTACAGGACAAATTCAGTGAAAAAGGATTGAAGTTTTCCGATGAAGCGGATAAGCAAACCCTGTTGAGAAGAGTGTACCTGGATCTGACCGGAGTACCGCCTACCTGGGAAGAGATCCGTAGTTTTGAAACAGATACCCGTGAAGATGCATATGAAATACGTGTTGACAGCCTCCTTTCATCATCCCGATACGGTGAAAAATGGGCCTCATGGTGGTTAGATATGGCCAGATATGCCGATACAAAAGGCTATGAAAGAGACGAGTCCAGACAGATCTGGAAGTACAGGGACTGGGTCATAAAAGCCTTTAATGCAGACAAACCCTATGATCAGTTCACGATTGAACAACTGGCCGGCGATCTGTTGCCAGAACCTACAAAAGATCAGCTTATAGCTACAGCCTTTCACCGCAATACCATGAACAATGATGAAGGCGGTACAGATAGTGAAGAATTCAGAGTGTCGTCTGTATTAGACCGGGTCAATACGACCTACCAGGTATGGCTGAGTACCACATTCGAATGCGTTCAATGTCATAGCCACACTTATGACCCGTTTAAATTTGAGGAATATTATAAATCTGTTGCCTTTTTCAACAATACAAGAGATGAAGACACCTATGGAGACCACCCCAAACTACGCTTCTATACAGCTGAGGATGAAAGAAGACTGGATAGTATAAAAGACTGGATCAGTCAGACCGGCAATCCGCAGTTGGTCCGTTCTGCAGAACTTTTTCTTCACACCTTAGAACCCAAAATACACGCACATTACAGCGATCAGATCAGCAACGGAGCTTTGTATGACACCAAATGGCTGGGATTGCGTAATGGTGGAAATGCAAGGCTAAAGAAAATAACTCTGAACGGTAAGAAACTATTCTTCCTGAATTACTGGACATCTGCTCCGGGAGGAAAGCTGGAAATCAGAAAAGACGGTCTTGACGGGCAGATACTGACCAGTATTGATCTTCCGGCGACACAGGGAAGGCAGGTAATTCATGTACCGATTCCGGAAACATCCGGTGTACATGATCTTTACCTGCTTGCAAAAAATCCGTCTGTAAAAACAGATGAGACTGTCCTTATGATCGAATGGTTTGCGTTCAGAGAAGGATTTCCGGGTATGGATAATCCGAAAAGTCAGCATATGGAACGCACGTTCATGCAACTGGTAAATATGAATCCTGAAAGTGTGCCCGTTATGATCGAAAACCCTAAAGAGATGGCTCGCACAACCTATGTGTTTGAACGCGGCAACTGGATGGTACACGGTGATGCTGTCACACCGGCGGTCCCTGCTGTTCTCAATGATTTTCCTAAAGGCGCACCGAATAACAGACTGGGATTCAGTCAATGGATCGTAAGCAAACAAAATCCGCTCACGGCCCGCACATTGGTCAATAGAGTATGGGCTCAGCTTTTCGGAAGAGGATTAGTCGAACCACTGGGGGATATGGGTACTCAGAGTATTCCGCCTATACATCGCGAACTGCTGGATTACCTGTCGCTCAAAGTAATGAATGAAATGAACTGGAGTGTCAAATCGCTTGTCCGCGAAATGGTGACATCTTCCACATACAGACAATCTTCAGGCTTAAATAATAAGCAGGTAGAGAAAGATCCGGAAAACCGGTATTGGGCACGCGGACCACGTTTCCGTCTTTCTGCTGAACAGATCAGGGATCAGGCTCTTGCCGTCAGTGGTCTGCTGAGCAGCAAAATGTATGGCCCCGGTGTCATGCCTCATCAGCCGGAAGGCGTATGGATGACGGTATACAGCGGAGAAGCATGGACCAAAAGTGACGGTGAAGATCAGTACAGACGTGGTATATACACTTTCCTGAAGCGAACCAGTCCTTATCCTTCATTTATCTCTTTTGACGCTTCCAGCCGGGAAGTTTGTCTGGTAGACCGTATCCGGACAAATACACCGCTACAGGCATTGACGACGCTGAATGACCCTGTCTATCTGGAAGCGGCCAAAGCGCTGGCTGATCAGATGGAAAAAGATGCTAAAGGTAATATCCGGCAACTTGTAACATCCGGATATCGGCGAACCATGTTTAAAGACCCGGCTGAAGATAAACTGATCGCTTTGGTAAAACTATATCATCAGGCACTGAATAATTTTAAATCCCATCCGGAAGCAGCTACTAAGTTCCTGAGCATAGCGCCTGCCGGTAATAAAAATCAACAACAGATCGCTGCTAAAGCTGCCAATACTGTAGTAGCAAATGCATTGTTGAATCTGGATGAATTCTTAACCAAATCCTAA
- a CDS encoding DUF1501 domain-containing protein — MVDLDKLMREAQQYKLQAVTRRHFLKDCVAGIGSIALGSLLASCGGTGQGDAPLNLNALNPMIPRAPHFPAKAKSVIYLHMAGAPSQLELFDYKPELHKLHNKPCPDSLLKGKKFAFIRGTPNMLGPQATFAQYGESGAWISDHLPHFSKVADEVSFLKAVHTDQFNHGPAQLFMHTGSARLGRPSIGSWVTYGLGSENSNLPGFVVLTSGGKTPDAGKSVWGSGFLPSVYQGVQCRSKGDPVLYIADPDGMGRDLKKHTIDAINKVNMDEYETYKDPETLSRIAQYEMAYKMQVAVPEVMDIASEPEYIHELYGTQPGKESFANNCLLARKLVEQGVRFVQLFDWGWDSHGTSASDSIDLGFRNKCREIDRPMTALIMDLKQRGLLDETLVVWGGEFGRTPMQENRDNRDMPFMGRDHHTDAYTIWMAGGGVRKGVTYGETDEIGFTAVSGRSSVHDVHATMLHLLGFDHEKFTYEFQGRPFRLTDVEGNLISNII, encoded by the coding sequence ATGGTAGACTTAGATAAATTGATGCGTGAAGCACAACAATACAAATTGCAGGCTGTTACCCGAAGGCATTTTCTGAAAGACTGTGTGGCGGGAATAGGGAGCATTGCACTCGGCAGTCTGTTAGCCAGTTGTGGCGGAACTGGTCAGGGAGATGCTCCGCTTAATCTGAATGCATTGAATCCGATGATCCCGCGGGCACCACATTTTCCGGCAAAAGCTAAAAGTGTAATTTATCTGCATATGGCCGGAGCTCCTTCGCAGCTCGAACTTTTTGACTATAAGCCGGAGTTGCACAAGTTACATAACAAGCCATGCCCGGATTCCCTGTTGAAAGGCAAAAAATTTGCATTTATCCGGGGCACACCTAATATGCTTGGACCGCAGGCTACATTTGCGCAATATGGAGAAAGCGGGGCATGGATATCCGATCACTTACCGCATTTCAGCAAAGTAGCGGATGAGGTCAGCTTTTTAAAAGCAGTACATACGGATCAGTTCAATCACGGACCGGCCCAACTGTTTATGCACACAGGTAGTGCCCGGCTCGGAAGGCCGAGTATAGGTTCATGGGTGACCTACGGCCTCGGGTCGGAAAACAGTAACCTCCCGGGATTCGTGGTGCTGACATCCGGTGGAAAAACTCCTGATGCAGGTAAAAGCGTGTGGGGGAGTGGATTTCTGCCGTCTGTGTATCAGGGTGTACAATGTCGATCCAAAGGAGATCCGGTCTTATATATTGCCGATCCGGACGGAATGGGAAGAGATCTTAAGAAACACACAATAGATGCTATCAATAAAGTGAATATGGATGAGTATGAAACCTACAAGGATCCGGAGACACTATCCCGCATAGCACAGTATGAAATGGCTTATAAAATGCAGGTTGCAGTACCGGAGGTAATGGATATTGCATCAGAACCGGAGTATATACATGAATTGTATGGAACACAGCCGGGTAAGGAATCGTTTGCAAACAATTGCCTGCTCGCACGTAAGCTTGTGGAACAGGGAGTACGTTTTGTACAATTATTTGACTGGGGATGGGATAGTCACGGGACCAGTGCTTCAGATTCTATAGATCTGGGATTCAGGAATAAATGCAGGGAAATAGACCGTCCGATGACAGCTCTGATTATGGATCTCAAACAGCGGGGATTGCTGGATGAAACTCTTGTTGTATGGGGAGGTGAATTCGGGCGAACACCTATGCAGGAGAACAGAGATAATCGCGATATGCCTTTTATGGGCAGAGACCATCATACAGATGCCTATACCATCTGGATGGCAGGAGGTGGTGTACGCAAGGGTGTGACCTACGGAGAGACAGACGAAATTGGCTTTACGGCAGTCAGCGGCAGGTCTTCGGTACATGATGTGCATGCGACTATGCTTCATCTGCTGGGCTTTGACCATGAAAAGTTTACGTATGAGTTTCAGGGACGTCCATTCAGACTTACAGATGTAGAAGGAAATCTCATCAGCAATATTATATAA